GAGATGGCGTCCCGGAAGGCCTGGGTGGAGTCGCCCTGCCCGCTGGGGTCCGCGCCCTTGTCGGTGACGGACACCGATCCCGCGGGCCGGGCCGCGGCGGCGGCGACCTGTTCGAAGTCCGCCACGTCGACGGTGACCTGGGTCGAGGTGGCCTGGAAGGCGATCTTGTCGCCCGCCTGGACGTTCTGGCCGAGGAGCAGCCGGGCGTTGTCGAAGAAGTGGTGCTGCTTGGCGCCGGCGATCCAGGACGTGTCCACGTAGGAGTACTTGGAGGTGACCGCGAGCGTCTTGGAGATCCTGGTTCCGTTGACGTACACGTCGAGCGTCCCCGACTGGCCGTCGGGGACGCTGTAGGAGACGTTCACGGCGTTGGCCGCGCGCGGGGCGGTGAACTCGACGCGCTGGCCCGCGGACAGGCGGACGGCCTGCCGGCCGGAGGCCTCCGAGGCGAGGCTGCCCTGGGTGTAGTCGGGGCCGACCCTCGTGCCCGTCGTGGTGGCCGACTCCGCCTCGACCGAGGTGAAGGGGAGACTCGCGCCGGCCGCCGCCACCGCGGCGTGGGCCGTGGTGGCGGCGAGCATCCCGGCGGCGAGGGCGACGGCCGCGGCGCAGGCGAGGGGCACGCGTCCGACACGTCCGACAGTGGTGCTGTGCATGTGCTGATCCCTTCGAGGTGGGGGTGGGGGCAGCGGTGCGCGGTCCGGCGGCGTCAGGCGCGCAGCCACACCGCCGTGTCCGGTGGGAGGAAGCCGTCCGCGTCCAGCGCGGCGCTGCCGAGCAGGAGTTCGGAGTGCTCCGGGAGTTCGACCGGGCCGTCGGCCAGGTTGACGACGCAGAGCAGGCCGTCGGTGCGGGCGAAGGCGAGGACGCCCTCGGGTGCGGGCTGCCAGGTGAGGGGGCCGTCGCCGAATCCGGGTTCGGCGCGGCGGATGCCGAGGGCGGTCCGGTACAGGCTCAGCATCGAGTCGGGGTCCTCGGCCTGCCGGTCGGCCGCGTAGCCGGGCCAGTCGGCGGGTTGCGGGAGCCACGGGTCGCCGCCGAACCCGGCGTGCGGCGCCTCGGCCTGCCAGGGCAGGGGCACCCGGCATCCGTCGCGGCCCGGGTCCGTTCCGCCGGAGCGGAGGTACATCGGGTCCTGGATGCTCTCCAGCGGCAGCTCGACCTCGGGCAGGCCGAGTTCCTCGCCCTGGTAGACGTACACGGAGCCGGGCAGCGCGAGCGAGAGCAGGGCGGCGGCCCGGGCCCTTCGGGTGCCGAGGGCGAGGTCGGTGGGGGTTCCGAAGGCCTTGGCGGTGAACTCGAAGCCGGTCTCGGTGCGGCCGTAGCGGGTGACCGTGCGGGTCACGTCGTGGTTGCACAGCACCCAGGTGGCCGGCGCCCCGACGGGCGCGTGCTCCGCGAGGGTGTCGTCGATGGAGGTACGCAGCCGTGCCGCGTCCCAGGGGCAGGACAGGAAGGAGAAGTTGAACGCGGTGTGCAGCTCGTCCGGGCGCAGGTAGCGGGCGAAGCGTTCGGTGTCGGGGAGCCAGACCTCGCCGACGAAGACCCCGTCGTAGGCGTCGGCGACCGACCGCCAGGAGCGGTAGATGTCGTGCAGGTCGTCGCGGTCGACGTACGGGTTCGGGTCGACGCCCTCGACGTAGTCCGGCAGCTCGGGGTCCTTGGCGAGCAGCGCGGCCGAGTCGATGCGGACGCCCGCGACGCCCCGGTCGAACCAGAAGCGGAGGATCTCCTCGTGCTCCTGCCGGACGGCCGGGTGGTCCCAGTTGAGGTCGGGCTGCTCGGGGGTGAAGAGGTGCAGGTACCAGTCGCCGTCGGGCAGCCGGGTCCACACGGGTTCGGTGGAGCCGGCGAACTGGGAGGGCCAGTCGTTGGGCGGGAGTTCGCCGTTCTCGCCGCGGCCGGGGCGGAAGTGGAACAGCTCGCGTTCCGGGCCGCCCGCCAGGGCCGCCTGGAACCACGGGTGCTGGTCGGACACGTGGTTGGGCACGATGTCGACCAGGGTGCGGATGCCCAGTTCACGGGCCTCGGCGATGAGCTTCTCCGCCTCGGCGAGCGTCCCGAAGGCCGGGTCGATGGAGCGGTAGTCGGCGACGTCGTAACCGCCGTCGGCCATGGGCGAGCGGTACCAGGGGTTGAACCACAGTGCGTCCACGCCGAGTTCGGCGAGATAGGGAAGTCTGGCGCGGACACCCGCGAGGTCGCCGGTGCCGTCGCCGTCGCCGTCCGAGAAGCTGCGGACGTACACCTGGTAGATGACGGCGGATCGCCACCACGCGGACTGATTTCGGGCAGGGCGGGGCTGTCCCACGGTGCGATGCCTTTCGTTCGAGGAGGTCACGTACAGGCGTCAGCCCTTGGTGCTGCCCGCGCTGATCCCGGCGATGATGTGCCGTTGGAAGACCAGGAACATCACGACCATGGGGATGCTCGCGATCACCATCGCGGCGATGAGCACGGTCAGTTGGATGTTCTGCGACAGCTGGACGAGTGCCACGCTGATCGGCTGTTTGTCGGTGTCGGAGAAGACCATCAGCGGCCAGAGGAAGTCCTGCCACACGGCGACCAGGGCGAAGATCGACACGACGCCGAGGACGGGCCGGGACATCGGCAGCACGATCGACCACAGGGTGCGCAGTTTCCCGGCGCCGTCGATCTCGGCGGCCTCCAGGACGTCGCGCGGGATCTGGTCGAAGAAG
The window above is part of the Streptomyces sp. NBC_01428 genome. Proteins encoded here:
- a CDS encoding glycoside hydrolase family 13 protein is translated as MGQPRPARNQSAWWRSAVIYQVYVRSFSDGDGDGTGDLAGVRARLPYLAELGVDALWFNPWYRSPMADGGYDVADYRSIDPAFGTLAEAEKLIAEARELGIRTLVDIVPNHVSDQHPWFQAALAGGPERELFHFRPGRGENGELPPNDWPSQFAGSTEPVWTRLPDGDWYLHLFTPEQPDLNWDHPAVRQEHEEILRFWFDRGVAGVRIDSAALLAKDPELPDYVEGVDPNPYVDRDDLHDIYRSWRSVADAYDGVFVGEVWLPDTERFARYLRPDELHTAFNFSFLSCPWDAARLRTSIDDTLAEHAPVGAPATWVLCNHDVTRTVTRYGRTETGFEFTAKAFGTPTDLALGTRRARAAALLSLALPGSVYVYQGEELGLPEVELPLESIQDPMYLRSGGTDPGRDGCRVPLPWQAEAPHAGFGGDPWLPQPADWPGYAADRQAEDPDSMLSLYRTALGIRRAEPGFGDGPLTWQPAPEGVLAFARTDGLLCVVNLADGPVELPEHSELLLGSAALDADGFLPPDTAVWLRA